A section of the Triticum dicoccoides isolate Atlit2015 ecotype Zavitan chromosome 7A, WEW_v2.0, whole genome shotgun sequence genome encodes:
- the LOC119332128 gene encoding uncharacterized protein LOC119332128, translating to MSSHPGDLQLMDGPVLIQHGDKDDLLIDVPEPVQQDDDDDDKDHLLLARTKRWIKEMRVGLMLLATILASLAYLSVPYPPGGLFWREDKAGPYPYGHDAGDPVLPGHPIFKSLSTVAFLTSLLLVSSECFYRTWDRVAGLLLLALLDLACLVGAYVVGASPNGWGWFIIVVFPCTVVACSFLFFSVPFIGRVIWMLLRFLRRLARLWW from the exons ATGTCGTCGCATCCAGGCGACCTGCAGCTCATGGACGGCCCAGTGCTCATCCAGCACGGCGACAAGGACGACCTGCTTATCGACGTCCCGGAGCCCGTCCAGcaggacgacgatgacgacgacaagGACCACCTGCTGCTGGCCCGGACCAAGAGGTGGATAAAGGAGATGCGGGTGGGGCTGATGCTGCTGGCGACCATCCTGGCGTCGCTGGCCTACCTGTCCGTCCCGTACCCCCCGGGCGGGTTGTTCTGGAGAGAGGACAAAGCCGGGCCATACCCATACGGGCACGACGCCGGCGACCCGGTGCTGCCCGGCCATCCCATTTTCAAGTCGCTTAGCACCGTGGCCTTCCTGACCTCACTGCTGCTGGTCTCCAGCGAGTGCTTCTACCGAACGTGGGACAGGGTGGCAGGGctgctgctcctcgctctcctcgaCCTCGCCTGCCTTGTTGGCGCCTACGTTGTCGGCGCCAGTCCGAATGGCTGGGGCTGGTTCATCATCGTCGTATTCCCCTGCACCGTCGTCGCCTGCagtttcctcttcttctccgtccCCTTCATCGGACG GGTAATATGGATGCTACTGCGGTTCCTGCGTCGTCTCGCCAGGCTCTGGTGGTGA